A window from Tenacibaculum singaporense encodes these proteins:
- a CDS encoding DUF1572 family protein, producing the protein MMVKEYLENITTQFKSYKEVADKTIAQLEEKDLHWKYNEESNSIAAIIVHVSENMLSRWTDFFTSDGEKEWRDRDAEFETHDLSKKELIAQWEKGWNCLFAALNSLNEENFNQPILIRNKQVKLLESITRQIAHFPYHIGQIAYVGKMILNDKWQTASIAKGKSKEFIQAEFEKNNS; encoded by the coding sequence ATGATGGTAAAAGAATACTTAGAGAATATCACTACCCAGTTTAAATCGTATAAAGAAGTTGCTGATAAAACGATTGCTCAATTAGAAGAAAAAGACTTACACTGGAAATACAATGAAGAAAGTAACAGTATAGCTGCTATTATTGTTCATGTATCTGAAAATATGTTGTCGCGTTGGACGGACTTTTTTACTTCTGATGGAGAAAAAGAATGGAGAGATAGAGATGCTGAGTTTGAAACTCATGATTTATCAAAAAAAGAATTGATTGCTCAATGGGAAAAGGGTTGGAACTGTCTTTTTGCTGCTTTAAACTCTTTAAACGAAGAAAACTTCAATCAACCTATTCTTATCAGAAATAAACAAGTTAAGTTACTTGAAAGTATTACGAGGCAAATAGCTCATTTTCCTTATCATATTGGTCAAATTGCTTATGTAGGTAAAATGATTTTAAACGATAAATGGCAAACAGCTTCTATTGCCAAAGGAAAATCTAAAGAGTTTATACAGGCTGAATTTGAAAAAAACAACTCATAA
- a CDS encoding SCO family protein — MKVVKYITILLFSITLLSSCKKEKNNTSLAIVYECPMLCEGGKTYTEEGSCPVCKMDLTQKDKKEAKELALATDISESSIFNLASEWKTEENKTIHLEDLRGKTLVMVMIYTTCKAACPRLVADMRNIEAKIPKAYNEDLQYVLISIDPKNDTPERLKAFAKENFMDDEHWTFLQGTEESVREFANVLAVKYKQISPLDFSHSNIISVFNPEGELVHQQEGLGVDNKETIASILETVKN, encoded by the coding sequence ATGAAAGTAGTAAAATATATAACGATACTTCTTTTCTCAATTACTTTATTAAGTTCTTGTAAAAAAGAGAAAAACAATACGAGTTTGGCAATAGTATATGAATGCCCTATGCTTTGTGAGGGAGGTAAAACATATACAGAAGAAGGTAGCTGTCCTGTTTGTAAAATGGATTTAACACAGAAAGATAAAAAAGAGGCTAAAGAGTTAGCTTTGGCTACTGATATTTCTGAAAGTTCTATATTCAATTTAGCATCAGAATGGAAAACCGAAGAGAATAAAACTATTCATTTAGAAGACTTAAGAGGGAAAACCTTGGTAATGGTTATGATTTATACTACGTGTAAAGCTGCTTGCCCAAGATTGGTTGCTGATATGCGTAATATTGAGGCTAAAATACCTAAAGCATACAACGAAGACTTACAATATGTTTTAATTAGTATTGACCCTAAAAATGATACTCCTGAACGATTAAAAGCTTTTGCGAAAGAAAACTTTATGGATGATGAGCATTGGACTTTTTTACAAGGTACAGAAGAATCTGTTAGAGAGTTTGCCAATGTACTAGCTGTGAAATACAAACAAATTTCTCCATTAGATTTTTCACACTCAAATATCATAAGTGTATTTAATCCGGAAGGGGAGTTAGTGCACCAACAAGAAGGTTTAGGTGTAGATAATAAAGAAACTATAGCGAGTATTTTGGAAACAGTAAAAAATTAG
- a CDS encoding formylglycine-generating enzyme family protein — MKTILRLTICIFFLGISNMNCQSKMVPIKGGSYIPLYGRDSARVTIQDFLMDVYPVTNEDFLQFVKENPKWRKSKVIKLFADKSYLINWKNDTEIGEKVNLKSPVTNVSWFAAKCYCEKQGKRLPTVDEWEYVGMANQKLSDARTLKTYNEYILGWYEKPRTFNNVIGSTFKNYWGVYDMHGLVWEWTSDFNSVLVSGESRKDVDNDSNLFCGSAAVGSTDLMNYAAFMRYATRGSLKAKYTMRNLGFRCVKDKNIAQ; from the coding sequence ATGAAAACTATTTTAAGATTGACAATTTGTATATTTTTCTTAGGCATTTCCAATATGAATTGTCAATCTAAAATGGTTCCTATTAAAGGAGGTAGTTATATTCCTTTGTACGGAAGAGATTCAGCAAGAGTAACGATTCAAGATTTTTTAATGGATGTATATCCTGTAACTAATGAAGATTTTTTACAGTTTGTAAAAGAAAACCCAAAGTGGAGAAAATCTAAAGTAATTAAACTTTTTGCAGATAAAAGTTACCTGATTAATTGGAAAAATGATACAGAAATAGGGGAGAAGGTTAACTTAAAATCACCTGTAACCAATGTTTCATGGTTTGCAGCAAAATGTTACTGTGAAAAGCAAGGAAAACGATTACCTACTGTAGATGAATGGGAATATGTGGGAATGGCAAATCAAAAACTATCAGATGCAAGAACTTTAAAAACGTATAATGAATACATTTTAGGATGGTATGAAAAACCAAGAACATTTAATAATGTTATAGGGTCAACATTTAAAAACTATTGGGGAGTGTATGATATGCACGGATTGGTTTGGGAATGGACCTCTGATTTTAATTCAGTATTAGTATCAGGAGAATCTAGAAAAGATGTTGATAATGATAGTAATTTATTTTGTGGTAGTGCAGCAGTAGGATCAACAGATTTAATGAATTATGCAGCTTTTATGCGTTATGCTACCCGTGGAAGTTTAAAAGCTAAATACACAATGAGAAACTTAGGTTTTAGATGTGTAAAAGATAAAAATATAGCACAATGA
- the nirK gene encoding copper-containing nitrite reductase: MKQVKTISMVLAAMFLMASCKNEKSESIAMKSASDIAVKGTIEAELTAPPYVPAPVGNRSAKKLLVNMEILEKEGTMTDGVEYVYWTFGGSVPGSFIRTRVGDEVEFTLSNHPDNRLPHNIDLHAVTGPGGGATSSFVAPGHEKTFSFKTLNPGLYVYHCATAPVGMHIANGMYGLILVEPEGGLPKVDKEYYIMQGDFYTKGENGEPGLQAFDMRKAVDEDADYVVFNGSVGALTGDNAITANVGETVRLFVGNGGPNLTSSFHVIGEIFDNVHVEGGSVINKDVQTTSIPAGGAAIVDFKVDVPGTFILVDHAIFRAFNKGALGMLKVKGEESKKIYSGVKQEGIYNPEGGTIQEMPNGKEDKAVASKQEKSLAQKIADGKQIYTKTCFACHQANGEGIPNAFPPLAKSDYLNADVKRAIDIILHGKTGEITVNGQKYNSVMTKQALNDQEVADVLTYVYNSWGNNKTNVSVNTVMEVKSTH, from the coding sequence ATGAAACAAGTGAAAACAATTTCAATGGTTTTAGCAGCTATGTTTTTAATGGCAAGTTGCAAGAATGAAAAATCTGAAAGTATTGCAATGAAAAGTGCTTCAGATATAGCAGTTAAGGGAACGATAGAAGCAGAATTAACAGCTCCGCCTTATGTTCCAGCACCTGTTGGTAATAGATCAGCTAAAAAGTTACTGGTAAATATGGAAATTCTTGAAAAAGAAGGAACTATGACTGATGGTGTAGAGTATGTTTATTGGACGTTTGGAGGTTCTGTTCCAGGTAGCTTTATAAGAACTAGAGTAGGAGATGAAGTAGAATTTACCTTATCTAACCACCCAGATAATAGATTACCTCATAATATCGATTTGCATGCCGTAACAGGTCCAGGTGGGGGAGCAACTTCATCATTTGTAGCGCCTGGTCATGAAAAAACATTCTCATTTAAAACATTAAATCCTGGATTATATGTATATCACTGTGCTACTGCGCCTGTGGGAATGCATATTGCTAACGGAATGTATGGTTTAATTTTAGTAGAGCCTGAAGGAGGTTTACCAAAAGTAGATAAGGAATACTATATTATGCAAGGAGATTTTTATACAAAAGGAGAAAACGGAGAACCTGGTTTACAAGCTTTTGATATGAGAAAAGCAGTAGACGAAGATGCAGATTATGTAGTGTTTAACGGAAGTGTAGGAGCCTTAACAGGAGATAATGCAATTACCGCTAATGTTGGCGAAACAGTACGTTTATTTGTAGGTAACGGAGGTCCTAACTTAACATCATCTTTCCATGTTATTGGTGAAATTTTTGACAATGTTCATGTTGAAGGCGGTTCTGTGATTAATAAAGATGTACAAACAACTTCTATTCCGGCAGGAGGAGCTGCAATAGTAGACTTTAAGGTAGATGTTCCAGGTACTTTTATTTTAGTAGACCATGCTATTTTTAGAGCGTTTAATAAAGGTGCTTTAGGAATGCTAAAGGTAAAGGGAGAAGAAAGCAAAAAGATTTATTCAGGAGTAAAACAAGAAGGTATTTACAATCCAGAAGGAGGTACTATTCAAGAAATGCCAAATGGTAAAGAAGATAAAGCAGTAGCTTCTAAGCAAGAAAAATCTTTAGCGCAAAAAATAGCAGACGGTAAACAGATTTATACGAAAACGTGTTTTGCTTGTCACCAAGCTAATGGTGAAGGAATTCCAAATGCATTTCCTCCTTTAGCTAAATCAGATTATTTAAATGCTGATGTAAAGAGAGCTATAGATATTATTTTACATGGTAAGACAGGAGAAATTACAGTAAACGGTCAAAAATATAATAGTGTAATGACCAAACAAGCGTTGAACGATCAAGAAGTAGCAGATGTACTAACCTATGTTTATAATTCTTGGGGCAATAATAAAACCAACGTTAGTGTAAATACTGTAATGGAAGTAAAAAGTACTCACTAA
- a CDS encoding pyridoxal phosphate-dependent decarboxylase family protein: protein MSAHFDLSKEEMKSYGYKIVDIIAEHWATLEQKKPVASASRKEMDSIFLQEAPNNGMPAEKVLDFVMDNVIPNSTVISHPKAYSFVPGPSNFISTMADSLATGFNIFSGGWMVSPAAAELEIVTMNWLLKMYNFPVEKGGGIFTSGGSMANLTALVTARRLKCGDDFSKAVIYLSDQAHSSNIKAIRVLGFKKEQIRILPTDLEFRISINKLKNAIAKDRLEGLQPFCYIASAGTTNTGTVDPLNEIADICEEEDLWFHIDGAYGGAAILAEKGAKALRGIERADSLTVDPHKWFYQPYEIGCLLVKDASWLSGTFSEKPEYLRDIEGNESEINFYDYGIQLTRRFRALKFYMSIKTYGLDAFKEAVTYNIQLADDVEKMLRKSRNWEIISPATLAVINFRYNPIGLNLSEKEIDELNQKISQKIMESREAFLVTTILNKQVVLRMCLINPKTTMDDVKETLELCHQFGEEILKENRLKGA from the coding sequence ATGAGCGCTCATTTTGATTTATCAAAAGAAGAGATGAAGTCTTACGGATATAAAATTGTAGATATAATTGCAGAACATTGGGCTACTTTAGAGCAAAAAAAGCCTGTTGCTAGTGCTTCTAGAAAAGAAATGGATAGTATTTTCTTACAAGAAGCCCCAAACAATGGTATGCCTGCTGAAAAGGTACTAGATTTTGTAATGGATAATGTAATACCTAACAGTACAGTTATTTCTCACCCTAAAGCTTATTCATTTGTTCCAGGACCTAGTAATTTTATCAGTACTATGGCTGATAGTTTAGCTACTGGATTCAATATTTTTTCTGGTGGATGGATGGTTTCTCCAGCAGCAGCTGAGTTAGAAATTGTAACAATGAACTGGTTACTAAAAATGTATAATTTCCCTGTTGAAAAAGGAGGGGGAATTTTTACGAGTGGTGGTTCTATGGCAAACTTAACAGCTTTGGTTACAGCAAGACGCTTAAAATGTGGTGATGACTTTTCTAAAGCGGTGATTTATTTGTCTGATCAGGCACACTCTTCAAATATTAAAGCAATTCGCGTTTTAGGGTTTAAAAAAGAGCAAATTAGAATTTTACCAACCGATTTAGAGTTTAGAATAAGTATAAACAAACTAAAGAATGCTATAGCAAAAGACCGACTAGAAGGGTTACAACCATTTTGTTACATCGCCTCTGCGGGAACCACCAACACAGGTACTGTAGATCCTTTAAATGAAATAGCAGACATTTGTGAAGAGGAAGATTTATGGTTTCATATTGATGGAGCTTATGGTGGAGCAGCTATTTTAGCTGAAAAAGGAGCAAAAGCTTTACGAGGAATTGAAAGAGCTGACTCTCTTACTGTAGATCCACATAAGTGGTTTTACCAACCTTATGAAATTGGATGTTTATTAGTAAAAGATGCTTCTTGGTTAAGTGGTACTTTTAGTGAAAAACCAGAATATTTACGTGATATTGAAGGAAATGAATCTGAGATTAACTTTTACGATTATGGAATCCAGTTAACAAGACGTTTTAGAGCCTTAAAGTTTTATATGTCTATTAAAACATATGGACTAGATGCTTTTAAAGAAGCTGTTACTTACAACATCCAATTAGCTGATGACGTAGAAAAAATGTTACGAAAAAGTAGAAATTGGGAAATTATTTCACCAGCTACGTTGGCAGTAATTAATTTTAGATATAATCCTATTGGACTAAACTTATCAGAAAAAGAAATTGATGAATTAAATCAGAAAATTTCTCAAAAGATAATGGAATCAAGGGAAGCGTTTTTAGTAACTACAATATTAAATAAGCAAGTAGTGCTTAGAATGTGTCTGATAAATCCAAAAACAACTATGGATGATGTGAAAGAAACCTTGGAGTTGTGTCATCAATTTGGTGAAGAAATTTTAAAAGAAAATAGATTAAAAGGAGCTTAG
- a CDS encoding OstA-like protein, producing the protein MKKLFLLTFILFSVVSFSQTKKIKILSTELSTADESKYPGATILIGKVKMSHEGATLDCKRALLYKDKNLFKAIGEVIIEQGDSIIQYSDFATYNGNTKKAKSWGNVEINDKEMTLKTDTLHFDRINQVLYYPNGGTIRDTKNTLKSVKGTYLLREKKFTAQSKVTVVNPENHLESDHLDYYTNTNLAYLYGPSTITNLKDSTKVYSERGFYDTNTDVSYFVKRAKLFLKERTVSADSLYYDKRNGFASATNNIKVVDTVQNMVAKGNYAELYEHKDSLFIIDRAVAISVLEKDSMYVAGDKILLTGKPEKRIARIFNNVKIFKSDLQGKCDSIHTSQETGLTRMFNRPILWSNNSQITGDSIQLLTHKESNKLDSLKVLQNAFMIQQDSIHKDNFNQIKGRNIYGKFEDDDLRTMMVKGNAESLYYSNNEKTQELETITKEIASDIEFILEDGEIIQTTYFKKSEGKTYPPSEFPSEEKKFKGFLWRGDEQPKTVEDIFVKDSSSTTSSKTKKQPDVVKEAREQFINETTKKKENQKKPNLKELK; encoded by the coding sequence TTGAAAAAACTATTTCTACTAACTTTTATATTATTTTCTGTTGTAAGTTTTTCTCAAACAAAAAAAATCAAAATCCTTTCTACCGAACTAAGTACTGCAGATGAAAGTAAGTACCCTGGAGCTACTATACTGATAGGAAAAGTTAAAATGTCACACGAAGGTGCTACTCTAGACTGTAAAAGAGCATTGCTTTATAAAGACAAAAACTTATTTAAGGCCATTGGTGAAGTAATTATTGAACAAGGAGATAGTATTATTCAATACAGTGATTTTGCTACTTATAACGGAAATACAAAAAAGGCAAAATCTTGGGGAAACGTAGAAATTAATGATAAAGAAATGACGTTAAAAACTGATACGCTTCATTTTGACAGAATCAACCAAGTATTATACTACCCTAACGGAGGAACTATCCGTGATACAAAAAACACTTTGAAAAGTGTAAAAGGAACCTACCTTTTAAGAGAAAAAAAGTTTACTGCCCAGTCTAAAGTAACAGTTGTAAATCCTGAGAATCATTTAGAATCTGACCATTTAGATTATTATACCAATACAAACTTGGCTTATTTATACGGACCAAGTACCATTACCAATTTAAAAGATAGTACTAAAGTATATTCTGAAAGAGGCTTTTACGACACGAATACTGATGTTTCTTATTTTGTAAAACGCGCAAAACTGTTTTTAAAAGAAAGAACTGTTTCTGCTGATAGTTTGTATTATGATAAACGAAACGGTTTTGCTTCAGCAACCAACAATATAAAAGTGGTAGATACTGTACAAAATATGGTAGCTAAAGGAAATTATGCTGAATTATATGAACATAAAGACTCTTTATTTATTATTGATAGGGCCGTTGCCATTTCAGTATTAGAAAAAGACTCTATGTATGTAGCAGGCGACAAAATTTTACTTACTGGAAAACCAGAAAAACGTATTGCCCGCATTTTTAACAACGTAAAAATATTTAAGTCTGATTTACAAGGTAAATGCGACTCTATTCATACCAGTCAAGAAACAGGGTTAACCAGAATGTTTAACAGACCTATTTTATGGTCTAATAACAGTCAAATAACAGGTGATAGTATTCAGTTACTTACCCATAAAGAGAGTAATAAGTTAGATTCTTTAAAAGTATTACAAAATGCATTTATGATTCAACAGGATTCTATTCATAAAGATAACTTTAATCAAATTAAAGGAAGAAATATTTATGGTAAGTTTGAAGATGATGATTTACGAACCATGATGGTTAAAGGGAATGCAGAGTCTTTATACTACAGTAACAACGAAAAAACACAAGAATTAGAAACAATTACCAAAGAAATTGCAAGTGATATTGAATTCATTTTAGAAGATGGAGAGATTATTCAAACTACCTATTTTAAAAAGTCTGAAGGAAAAACATATCCTCCCTCCGAATTCCCTTCTGAAGAGAAAAAATTTAAAGGTTTCTTATGGCGTGGTGACGAACAGCCTAAAACAGTAGAAGATATTTTTGTAAAAGATTCCAGTTCTACAACTTCTTCAAAAACAAAAAAACAACCTGATGTTGTAAAAGAAGCTAGAGAGCAGTTTATTAATGAAACTACAAAAAAGAAAGAGAACCAAAAAAAGCCAAACCTCAAAGAATTAAAATAA
- a CDS encoding aspartate aminotransferase family protein: MKDDFFKYQGQTTPHPLAIEISHAKGSYIYDSNGKAMLDFVAGVSANSLGHNHPKVNEAIKNQLEQYTHVMVYGEFIQKPQLELCKTLVATLPPSLSSVYLVNSGTEATEGALKLAKRFTGRSEILAAKNAYHGNTQGAMSVCGAEQQNRAFRPLIPGSKFIEYNNEIDLEKITSKTAGVILETIQGGAGFIEPKNDYLLKVKQRCDEVGALLILDEIQSGIGRTGKFWGFENYNVTPDIIITGKGLGGGMPIGAFIASFEVMDCLKEHPKLGHITTFGGHPVIASAGLATVQEITTSNLMEETLRKEKIIRNKFKNHPAVKEIRGKGLMLALLVDTPEVASQVILNCLDKGLILFWLLFEGKAIRITPPLTISDEELEKGCNLILGELDKL, translated from the coding sequence GTGAAAGACGATTTTTTTAAATATCAAGGGCAAACAACCCCACATCCTTTAGCTATTGAAATTTCACATGCCAAAGGAAGTTATATTTATGATAGCAACGGAAAAGCGATGTTAGATTTTGTTGCAGGAGTTTCTGCAAATAGTTTAGGACATAATCACCCTAAAGTAAATGAAGCCATAAAAAATCAATTGGAACAATATACACATGTAATGGTGTATGGTGAGTTTATACAAAAACCACAATTAGAATTGTGCAAAACATTGGTAGCTACCTTACCTCCTAGTCTATCGTCAGTTTATTTGGTAAATTCTGGTACTGAAGCTACTGAAGGTGCTTTAAAATTAGCCAAACGTTTTACAGGTAGAAGTGAAATTCTTGCCGCTAAAAATGCGTATCACGGAAATACACAAGGTGCTATGAGTGTTTGTGGTGCCGAACAACAAAATCGTGCATTTCGTCCATTAATTCCAGGAAGTAAGTTTATTGAATACAACAACGAAATAGATTTAGAAAAAATAACGTCTAAAACAGCTGGTGTTATCCTAGAAACCATTCAAGGAGGTGCAGGATTTATCGAACCTAAAAATGATTACTTATTAAAAGTAAAACAACGTTGTGATGAAGTTGGTGCCTTGTTAATTTTGGATGAAATCCAATCTGGAATTGGACGTACAGGGAAATTTTGGGGATTTGAAAATTATAACGTTACTCCAGATATTATCATCACGGGGAAAGGTTTAGGTGGCGGAATGCCAATCGGCGCTTTTATTGCTTCTTTTGAAGTAATGGATTGTTTAAAAGAGCACCCAAAATTAGGACATATTACTACGTTTGGAGGGCATCCTGTTATTGCAAGTGCTGGTTTAGCTACCGTACAAGAAATTACTACTTCTAACTTAATGGAAGAAACCTTACGAAAAGAAAAAATTATTCGTAATAAATTTAAAAACCACCCTGCTGTTAAAGAAATTAGAGGAAAAGGATTGATGCTAGCTCTATTGGTAGATACACCAGAAGTAGCCTCACAAGTAATTTTAAACTGTTTAGACAAAGGACTAATTTTATTCTGGTTACTTTTTGAAGGAAAAGCAATTCGTATTACACCTCCATTAACTATTTCTGACGAAGAATTAGAAAAAGGGTGTAATCTTATTTTAGGAGAGTTGGATAAACTGTAG
- a CDS encoding alpha/beta hydrolase family protein: MKKSLIILFSFLFLGNSFSQIESSNTTSSQEMNQSIVPIKTENVIFESEGIKLVGTIYSPEYPYAAVVIVHGSDRVPRMAKFAQLLAQKGILVLTYDKRGVGESGGVYAGPEVGTNNISIENLNLLAKDASAAVNVIHKKEKNLPIGLVGASQAGWIIPITATNNPLVEFMVLFSSPTITTLEQLRFQFYTNGRTDFWENHTEEDAREHIKNDPDRYQFKATDPKDTLKELSIPGLWLFGEKDIQIPVKMCIEHLNTLKLQNKPFEYVLFPSLDHNTNKAEPIDISVNWIKQKSLNIKNRKVRELKVE, translated from the coding sequence ATGAAAAAATCATTAATTATTCTTTTTAGCTTTTTGTTTTTGGGAAACTCATTCTCTCAAATAGAGTCATCGAATACAACATCTTCTCAAGAGATGAATCAATCAATAGTACCTATAAAAACAGAAAATGTAATTTTTGAGAGTGAAGGAATTAAGCTGGTAGGTACAATTTACAGTCCTGAATATCCATACGCAGCCGTTGTGATTGTTCACGGTTCTGACAGAGTACCTCGAATGGCTAAATTTGCTCAACTTTTAGCTCAAAAAGGCATTTTGGTATTGACTTATGATAAACGAGGAGTAGGAGAGTCTGGAGGAGTTTATGCGGGACCTGAAGTAGGGACAAATAATATAAGTATTGAAAATCTAAACTTGTTGGCAAAAGATGCAAGCGCTGCTGTTAATGTAATCCATAAAAAAGAGAAAAATTTGCCTATTGGTCTAGTAGGTGCGAGTCAAGCAGGGTGGATAATTCCTATTACTGCAACTAATAACCCTTTGGTAGAGTTTATGGTTTTATTCAGCAGTCCTACAATAACTACACTTGAACAATTAAGATTTCAGTTTTATACAAATGGTAGAACAGATTTTTGGGAAAATCATACAGAAGAAGACGCACGTGAACATATTAAGAATGATCCTGACCGATATCAGTTTAAAGCTACTGACCCTAAAGATACTTTAAAAGAACTTTCAATTCCTGGTCTTTGGCTTTTTGGAGAAAAAGATATTCAAATTCCTGTAAAAATGTGTATTGAACATCTTAACACGTTAAAATTACAAAACAAACCTTTTGAATATGTTTTGTTTCCATCGCTAGATCATAACACAAATAAAGCAGAACCAATTGATATTTCTGTTAATTGGATAAAACAAAAATCATTAAATATCAAGAATCGTAAGGTAAGAGAACTCAAAGTAGAATGA